The Pseudogulbenkiania sp. MAI-1 sequence CAGTACCTGAAAGAAGAGGGCGACCAGCTGCGCCGGAAGCTGCTCAATGTCATCGCCGCCGGCCTGACGCCGGTGTACTGTGTCGGGGAAACGCTGGAAGAGCGTGAGGCGGGGCGTCACTTCGCGGTGATCCGGGAGCAGTTGTCGGCGCTCGACGGTGTCGACAGCGGCGCCGTGGTGGTGGCCTACGAGCCGGTGTGGGCGATCGGTACCGGCAAGGTGGCCAGCCTCGAGCAGATCGAGGAGGTTCACCACGAAATAAAGGCCGAATGCTTGCGCCGGCTGAAGGGCTCTGCTACTATTCGCGTCCTCTACGGCGGCAGCGTCAAGGCAGAGAATGCAGCGGCAATCCTGTCCATCGATAATGTTGACGGAGCGCTGGTAGGGGGTGCATCCCTGGTGCCAGAGTCGTTTTCGATGATTTGCCAAACCGCTACGAAATTGATATAGTATGGAAATTCTAAAAACGCTCATTTGGATAATCAATATTGTGTCCGCAATGTCGATTATCGTCCTTGTCCTGATGCAGCACGGCAAGGGCGCCGATATGGGCGCGGCGTTCGGAGCAGGTTCTTCGGGTAGTTTGTTCGGGGCCTCAGGGTCGGCGAACTTCCTGAGTCGCACCACTGCTGTTGCAGCTATTGTGTTTTTCTCGACCTGTCTCGCCCTGGTCAAGCTCTCGGCTGGTCCCTCCAGTGAGCTGGGTGTGATGGGTGGGCAAGTTGAAAAGGTTGCGCCGCAACTCCCGGGCGGCGCGGCGAATCAGAAGCCTGCCGGTTCGAAGATACCGGACTAAAAGTTTAGTTATGTGCCGACATGGTGAAATTGGTAGACACGCTATCTTGAGGGGGTAGTGGCGAAAGCTGTGTGAGTTCGAGTCTCACTGTCGGCACCACCGTAAAAGAACAGGCCACCGGGATTCCGGTGGCCTGTTTTATTTTGAGCCAAGGAGGGTAACACCTCCTTTTTTTGGGGGTGTACGGGAATGCTGCAAAATTACTTTCCCATTCTGTTGTTCGTCTTGGTCGGGCTCCTGGTCGGCGTCGGCCCCATTGTTTTGGGGTGGTTGCTGGCTCCCAATCGTCCGGATCCCGAAAAGCTCTCACCTTACGAGTGCGGCTTCGAGGCCTTTGAGGATGCACGCATGAAATTCGATGTGCGTTACTACCTCGTCGCTATTCT is a genomic window containing:
- a CDS encoding NADH-quinone oxidoreductase subunit A — its product is MLQNYFPILLFVLVGLLVGVGPIVLGWLLAPNRPDPEKLSPYECGFEAFEDARMKFDVRYYLVAILFILFDLEITFLFPWAVVLKELGVFGFGVMLEFIAVLTLGFVYMWKKGALEWE
- the secG gene encoding preprotein translocase subunit SecG, giving the protein MEILKTLIWIINIVSAMSIIVLVLMQHGKGADMGAAFGAGSSGSLFGASGSANFLSRTTAVAAIVFFSTCLALVKLSAGPSSELGVMGGQVEKVAPQLPGGAANQKPAGSKIPD
- the tpiA gene encoding triose-phosphate isomerase, translated to MADKLVIGNWKMHGRHAFNAQLVKQLLSSEQVDRAGVALAVPAPYLVSVGELLKGSRLSLAAQDVSQFADDGAYTGETSAQMLADVGCAYVLVGHSERRQYLKEEGDQLRRKLLNVIAAGLTPVYCVGETLEEREAGRHFAVIREQLSALDGVDSGAVVVAYEPVWAIGTGKVASLEQIEEVHHEIKAECLRRLKGSATIRVLYGGSVKAENAAAILSIDNVDGALVGGASLVPESFSMICQTATKLI